The proteins below come from a single Halothiobacillus neapolitanus c2 genomic window:
- the fusA gene encoding elongation factor G — MARTTPLERYRNFGIMAHIDAGKTTTTERILFYTGVSHKIGEVHDGAATMDWMEQEQERGITITSAATTAFWGGMDKQFEPHRFNIIDTPGHVDFTIEVERSLRVLDGAVFVLCAVGGVQPQSETVWRQANKYSVPRLAFVNKMDRSGADFYRVMEQLKKRLGANPLPVVLPIGAEEGFEGVIDLLRMKAIYWNTEDMGLTYDEKEIPAELLEKAKTYRSQMMEAAAEANEEVMEKYLETGDLTDDEIVSGLRQRTLNNEIIPALCGTAFKNKGVQKMLDAVIDYLPSPTQVPPIKGELPDGTPSVRKTGDNEPFSALAFKIMSDPFVGSLTFFRVYSGVVNAGDGVLNSTKGNKERLGRILQMHANSREEIKEVRAGDIAAAVGLKNVITGDTLCDLANPIILERMIFPEPVISVAVEPKTKGDQEKMGMALGRLAQEDPSFRVFTDEESGQTIIAGMGELHLEILVDRMRREFKVEANIGKPQVAYRETIRGTVEQDGKFVRQSGGRGQYGHVKIRIEPLEVGGGYEFVNGIVGGVVPREYIPAVDKGIQEQIKNGVIAGYPVVDVKVTLFDGSYHEVDSNEMAFKIAGSMAFKEGAVKANPVLLEPMMKVEVETPEDYMGDVIGDLNRRRGMIQGMEDTVGGGKQVKAEVPLSEMFGYATDLRSATQGRATYSMEFARYGEAPKNVADAVIKGKSA, encoded by the coding sequence GTGGCCAGAACCACCCCGCTCGAGCGCTACCGTAACTTCGGTATCATGGCGCATATTGATGCCGGTAAGACAACGACCACTGAACGTATTTTGTTCTACACCGGTGTTTCACACAAAATCGGTGAAGTCCATGACGGCGCCGCCACCATGGACTGGATGGAGCAGGAGCAGGAGCGTGGCATCACGATCACTTCTGCTGCTACTACCGCGTTCTGGGGTGGTATGGATAAGCAGTTCGAACCGCATCGGTTCAACATTATCGATACACCCGGTCACGTTGACTTCACCATCGAAGTAGAGCGCTCACTGCGCGTACTTGATGGCGCGGTTTTCGTGCTTTGTGCCGTGGGTGGGGTTCAGCCACAGTCTGAAACCGTATGGCGTCAGGCCAACAAGTACAGCGTCCCGCGACTTGCCTTCGTGAACAAGATGGACCGCTCAGGTGCTGATTTCTACCGTGTCATGGAACAGCTCAAGAAACGATTGGGCGCGAACCCACTGCCTGTCGTGCTGCCCATTGGTGCTGAGGAAGGTTTCGAAGGCGTTATCGATCTTCTGCGCATGAAAGCGATTTACTGGAATACCGAAGACATGGGTTTGACCTATGACGAGAAGGAAATTCCGGCCGAATTGCTCGAAAAGGCAAAGACCTATCGCAGCCAGATGATGGAAGCGGCAGCCGAAGCCAATGAAGAGGTGATGGAAAAGTACCTCGAAACCGGCGATTTGACCGATGATGAAATTGTTTCAGGCCTGCGTCAGCGCACCCTCAACAACGAGATCATCCCGGCACTGTGCGGTACGGCGTTCAAGAACAAGGGTGTCCAGAAAATGCTGGACGCGGTTATCGATTACCTGCCTTCACCGACTCAAGTCCCGCCAATCAAGGGCGAGTTGCCGGACGGTACGCCCTCCGTGCGCAAAACGGGTGATAACGAGCCATTCTCCGCTCTGGCATTCAAGATCATGTCGGATCCCTTCGTTGGTTCTCTGACATTCTTCCGTGTTTATTCAGGCGTGGTGAATGCTGGTGACGGCGTACTGAACTCCACCAAGGGCAACAAAGAGCGTTTGGGTCGTATTTTGCAGATGCATGCGAACTCACGTGAAGAGATCAAAGAAGTTCGTGCTGGTGATATTGCCGCCGCGGTCGGTCTGAAAAACGTCATCACGGGCGATACACTTTGCGATTTGGCCAATCCAATCATCCTTGAGCGTATGATCTTCCCTGAGCCGGTCATCTCCGTTGCGGTAGAGCCTAAAACCAAGGGTGACCAGGAGAAAATGGGCATGGCGCTGGGTCGCCTTGCGCAGGAAGATCCCTCATTCCGTGTGTTCACCGATGAAGAATCCGGTCAGACCATCATTGCGGGTATGGGCGAACTTCACCTTGAGATTCTCGTTGACCGTATGCGTCGCGAATTCAAGGTTGAGGCAAATATCGGTAAGCCGCAGGTGGCATATCGTGAAACCATTCGCGGTACGGTCGAGCAGGACGGTAAGTTCGTTCGCCAGTCCGGTGGTCGTGGTCAGTACGGTCATGTCAAGATTCGGATCGAGCCACTGGAAGTCGGCGGCGGATACGAGTTTGTCAACGGCATCGTTGGTGGCGTCGTTCCCCGCGAATACATTCCTGCCGTTGACAAGGGTATTCAGGAACAGATCAAAAATGGCGTGATCGCGGGTTACCCGGTTGTTGACGTCAAGGTCACCCTGTTTGACGGTTCGTACCACGAAGTTGACTCCAACGAAATGGCGTTCAAAATCGCCGGTAGCATGGCATTCAAAGAAGGTGCAGTTAAAGCGAATCCGGTACTGCTCGAGCCGATGATGAAGGTCGAGGTGGAAACACCCGAAGATTACATGGGTGACGTGATCGGAGACTTGAACCGTCGTCGCGGCATGATTCAGGGTATGGAAGATACCGTTGGTGGTGGCAAGCAGGTTAAGGCTGAGGTGCCATTGTCTGAAATGTTCGGTTATGCCACCGATTTGCGTTCAGCTACCCAAGGCCGTGCTACCTACTCCATGGAGTTTGCTCGTTATGGCGAGGCGCCTAAAAACGTCGCTGACGCAGTCATTAAAGGCAAGTCCGCGTAA
- the tuf gene encoding elongation factor Tu, with protein MSKEKFERNKPHVNVGTIGHVDHGKTTLTAAITKVMAEMHGGASLGYDQIDKAPEEKARGITINTSHVEYESDTRHYAHVDCPGHADYVKNMITGAAQMDGAILVCSAADGPMPQTREHILLSRQVGVPYIVVFLNKADMVDDPELLELVEMEIRDLLSKYEFPGDDTPIVTGSALKALEGDTSDIGVPSVIKLVKAMDDYFPEPERAVDGTFLMPVEDVFSISGRGTVVTGRIERGIVKVGEEVEIVGIRDTTKTTVTGVEMFRKLLDQGMAGDNVGILLRGTKRDDVERGQVLCKPGSIKPHTKFEAEVYILGKDEGGRHTPFFNGYRPQFYFRTTDVTGSCVLPEGTEMVMPGDNVAMTVSLIAPIAMEDGLRFAIREGGRTVGAGVVSKIIE; from the coding sequence ATGTCAAAAGAGAAATTTGAACGGAACAAACCGCACGTTAACGTGGGCACGATTGGTCACGTTGACCACGGCAAGACCACATTGACTGCTGCGATCACTAAAGTGATGGCGGAAATGCATGGTGGTGCGTCACTGGGCTACGACCAGATTGACAAGGCGCCTGAAGAGAAAGCGCGCGGCATCACCATCAATACCTCACACGTTGAGTACGAGTCAGACACACGTCACTACGCCCACGTCGACTGCCCAGGACATGCTGACTATGTTAAGAACATGATCACCGGCGCAGCCCAGATGGACGGTGCGATCCTCGTCTGTTCAGCGGCCGACGGCCCCATGCCACAGACCCGTGAGCACATCCTGCTGTCACGTCAGGTCGGCGTACCCTATATCGTCGTATTCCTGAACAAAGCCGACATGGTTGACGATCCAGAGCTCCTCGAACTCGTCGAGATGGAAATTCGCGACCTGCTGAGCAAGTACGAATTCCCGGGCGACGACACCCCGATCGTCACCGGTTCAGCGCTCAAAGCCCTCGAAGGCGACACCAGCGACATCGGCGTACCTTCTGTAATCAAACTCGTCAAAGCAATGGACGACTACTTCCCAGAGCCAGAGCGTGCCGTTGACGGTACCTTCCTGATGCCAGTAGAAGACGTATTCTCCATTTCTGGTCGCGGTACCGTTGTAACCGGTCGTATCGAGCGCGGCATTGTCAAAGTGGGCGAAGAAGTCGAAATCGTCGGTATTCGCGACACCACCAAGACCACCGTTACCGGTGTAGAAATGTTCCGCAAACTGCTCGACCAAGGCATGGCTGGCGACAACGTCGGTATCCTTCTTCGTGGCACTAAGCGTGACGACGTCGAACGTGGTCAAGTACTGTGCAAGCCTGGTTCAATCAAGCCGCACACCAAGTTCGAAGCCGAAGTTTACATTCTGGGTAAAGATGAAGGTGGTCGTCATACCCCATTCTTCAACGGCTACCGTCCCCAGTTCTACTTCCGTACCACGGACGTCACCGGTTCATGCGTATTGCCCGAAGGCACCGAAATGGTCATGCCAGGCGACAACGTTGCCATGACCGTTAGCCTGATTGCCCCGATTGCGATGGAAGACGGCCTGCGTTTTGCGATTCGTGAAGGCGGCCGCACAGTCGGCGCCGGTGTTGTCTCTAAAATCATCGAGTAA
- the rpsJ gene encoding 30S ribosomal protein S10, which produces MASQTIRIRLKSFDHRLIDRSAAEIVDTARRSGARVKGPIPLPSRKERFTVLVSPHVNKDARDQYELRTHKRVLDIIEPTDRTVDLLMQLDLAAGVDVQIRLN; this is translated from the coding sequence ATGGCTTCTCAAACTATCCGTATCCGTCTGAAAAGCTTCGATCATCGCTTGATTGATCGTTCGGCAGCAGAAATCGTTGATACTGCGCGCCGTTCCGGCGCTCGGGTCAAGGGTCCTATTCCTTTGCCGAGCCGCAAGGAGCGTTTCACCGTTCTGGTTTCTCCGCACGTCAACAAAGACGCGCGTGACCAGTATGAGCTTCGCACCCACAAGCGTGTGCTTGACATCATCGAACCAACGGATCGAACCGTTGATTTGTTGATGCAGCTTGATCTTGCTGCTGGTGTCGATGTTCAAATTCGGTTGAATTAA
- the rplC gene encoding 50S ribosomal protein L3 yields MSLGVVGRKVGMTRVFDDAGVSTPVTVIEVEPNRVTQLKTPEVDGYTAVQVTTGTRRASRVTKAMAGHYAKAETASGRMSTEFRISADELAGFQPGAEITVSIFDGVEKVDVAGQSKGKGFAGTVKRYNFRTQDATHGNSRSHRVPGSIGQNQTPGRVFPGKKMSGHMGDERVSSLGLKVVRVDVERGLILVKGAVPGSTGGDVIVRPSVKIKG; encoded by the coding sequence ATGTCTTTAGGTGTAGTCGGTCGCAAGGTCGGCATGACTCGCGTCTTTGACGATGCTGGTGTTTCTACGCCAGTAACGGTCATTGAGGTAGAGCCCAATCGCGTGACTCAGCTCAAAACCCCGGAAGTGGATGGCTATACCGCCGTTCAAGTCACTACCGGTACGCGTCGCGCCTCTCGTGTAACCAAGGCGATGGCCGGTCATTACGCGAAAGCTGAAACAGCATCTGGTCGCATGTCTACGGAATTCCGTATTTCTGCCGATGAGCTTGCTGGCTTCCAACCAGGTGCTGAGATCACTGTCTCCATCTTTGATGGCGTCGAGAAGGTTGACGTTGCAGGTCAGAGCAAAGGTAAAGGCTTTGCCGGTACTGTTAAGCGCTACAACTTCCGCACTCAAGATGCGACTCATGGTAACTCTCGCTCACACCGTGTGCCGGGTTCCATCGGTCAAAACCAGACACCGGGTCGCGTATTTCCGGGCAAGAAGATGTCCGGTCATATGGGTGACGAGCGCGTGTCGTCTTTGGGTTTGAAAGTGGTTCGGGTGGATGTCGAGCGTGGTTTGATCCTCGTGAAAGGCGCCGTGCCAGGTTCAACAGGCGGCGACGTAATCGTTCGTCCTTCTGTCAAGATTAAAGGCTGA